In the Streptomyces sp. SJL17-4 genome, GGACGGGCGGCTCGACACCGTCCGGGCCCGGCATGTGATCCTCGCCGCCGGGGCCGTCGGCACCCCCGTGATCCTCCAGCGCTCCGGCGTCGGCGACGCGGCCCTGCTCGGCGCCCTCGGCATCGCCCCGGTGGCCGACCTGCCGGGCGTGGGCCGCGACCTGGTGGACCACCCGTCCGTCGTCATCTGGTCCCGGCCTGCCGACGGCGTGTGTACGCCGGGCCTGCCCTGGCGCCAGGTGGCGGCCCGGATGAGCAGCGGCTTCGACGACGACGTCGACATCCAGATGGGGCTCCTCAACAACGTGGAGAGCCACACCATCCCCGGTTTCGTCGACCGGCTCGGCTGGCCCCTGGTCGTCGGCATCTCCGTGATGCTGCTGCGCCCCCGCTCCCGCGGCCGGGTCTTCCTCGACAGCGCCGACCCGCTGGCCTCGCCCGTCATCGAACTCGGCCTCGGCACCGACCCCGAGGACGTCGAGCGCCTCTGCCACGGCGTCCGCAGGGCGTGGGGCTTCCTGCGCTCCCCCGGCCTGTCCGCCAGGCTGACACACACTCAGTTCTGGAGCGACCGGATGGTCGCCAACGACGGCGTGCTGCGCAGCGGGGTCCGGCACATCATGAACCCCGGCTGGCACGCGGCCGGTTCGTGCCGGATGGGCCCGGACTCCGACCCGTACGCCGTCGCCGACCAGGAGGGCCGGGTGCACGGCACCGAGAACCTGCGGATCGCCGACGCCTCGCTCTTCCCCGTGATCCCGAGCGCCCCCACCAATCTGACCACCCTGATGCTGGCCGAAAAGCTGGCCCGGAGCATGAAGGAATGACCGTGCACCCTGTCACGAGCCCTCCGGTGCGGCTCTACTGTTTCCCGCACGCCGGGGCGACCTCGCAGGTCTACCGCGGCTGGCAGACCCTCGGCGAGCCCCACCTGCGGATCCGGGGCGTGGACGCGCCGGGCCGCGGCGCGCGCCGCCAGGAGCGCAAGGCGGTCAACTACCACGGTCTGGTACGGGCCATGGGAGAGCAGGTGGTGGCCGATCTGCTCGCCGAGCGCGAGCGCTCCCCCGGTCTGCGCTGGGCGACGTTCGGGCACAGCTTCGGCGCCACGATGAGCCTCGCGGTGGCCGAGCACGTGTCCCGGCAGACCGGCCTGGCGCCGGTGCGATCGGTGCTCTCGGGGGCGATACCGCCGGCGCTCCAGCGACCGGGGGCGCTGCTCGCCGCCGTCCCCGACGAGGAACTCCTCGCCCGGACCGCGGCCGACGGCGGAACCCCGGCCGCGGTGCTCGCCGAGCCGACGATGAGCCGGATCCTCCTGCGGATGCTCCGCGAGGACGACTGCGTACGGGCGGAGTTCGCCCGGGAGGCGGCGGGCCTGCGGGTGGACTTCCCGCTCACCCTGATCGCCGCGCGCGAGGACGTCCACGCCCCGCCGGAGCGGGTCTGGCCGTGGTCGGCGCACAGCTCCGCCCCGGTCCGCCGGGTGGAGATCGAGGGCGGCCACTTCGCCGCGGTCCAGCACCCCAAGGAGACGCTGGCGATCATCGGCGACGACACCGACCCCGGGAAGGGCTGAGCCGTGGCAGGAAACCGAAGCAGCCGCCCTGCG is a window encoding:
- a CDS encoding GMC family oxidoreductase N-terminal domain-containing protein — encoded protein: MTTTPPATPDSDVAEWDHVVVGGGSAGALVAARLAARGSGTVLLLEAGPDQPVPRDRAHPLADAGRLVLAGFNWDYRANLRSSGRLEDLLKGGDGAGSPARALWERFPYQLGKVVGGGSAVNGAIALRGLPRDFDAWAVQGNPDWSWERVLPFYRAIENDADHPDRPSHGDSGPLPIRRTPRERVHPLDAAFWEECNRQGVGDLPDLNSGEEAGVGPIPGNTVDGERIDAATAFLSDTRELPHLHVRPGVRVTRVLFDPKDRNRAVGVETERDGRLDTVRARHVILAAGAVGTPVILQRSGVGDAALLGALGIAPVADLPGVGRDLVDHPSVVIWSRPADGVCTPGLPWRQVAARMSSGFDDDVDIQMGLLNNVESHTIPGFVDRLGWPLVVGISVMLLRPRSRGRVFLDSADPLASPVIELGLGTDPEDVERLCHGVRRAWGFLRSPGLSARLTHTQFWSDRMVANDGVLRSGVRHIMNPGWHAAGSCRMGPDSDPYAVADQEGRVHGTENLRIADASLFPVIPSAPTNLTTLMLAEKLARSMKE
- a CDS encoding alpha/beta fold hydrolase, which gives rise to MTVHPVTSPPVRLYCFPHAGATSQVYRGWQTLGEPHLRIRGVDAPGRGARRQERKAVNYHGLVRAMGEQVVADLLAERERSPGLRWATFGHSFGATMSLAVAEHVSRQTGLAPVRSVLSGAIPPALQRPGALLAAVPDEELLARTAADGGTPAAVLAEPTMSRILLRMLREDDCVRAEFAREAAGLRVDFPLTLIAAREDVHAPPERVWPWSAHSSAPVRRVEIEGGHFAAVQHPKETLAIIGDDTDPGKG